One stretch of uncultured Desulfovibrio sp. DNA includes these proteins:
- a CDS encoding long-chain fatty acid--CoA ligase produces MNTELSRPWFAHYDSFVPRTSEVWNKPLYALLDEAADKYPNRLAVIFQNTRITYKQLREQAERFAGALRRIGVKTGHRVALMMPNMPQTVVAFWGIIKAGGVVVMTNPLYMEKEIMANMQDSGAEHMVLLDLLWPRVSALRDRLPLKNFIVTGAADALSFPLNWLYRLKKSRSVKEPVPYDGKNVHEWKHFCKGAERYSAPIADPLRDPIMLQYTGGTTGLPKGVTLTHSNVGTNCRQVLDIIHVKAEDKHTFISLLPFFHVYGLTTGLIIPIALAATTLPLPRYVPQDVLRLIAKYKPTVFPGAPSVYISLLQQKNLTEFDLRSIKICVSGSAPLPREIFRKFQETTGAAILEGYGLTEASPITHCNPLGQEGQRPNSIGMPVPGTDARIVDMEGGSLTLPPGKMGELIVQGPQVMHGYWRRPDESASALRNGWLYTGDLATMDEDGYFYIVDRKKDMVIVGGYNVYPREVDEVLLEHPKVLEAVTVGITDEMRGEILKAFVVRRPEEELTKADVIAWCRQKLAGYKVPRLVEFREELPKTIVGKVLRRALREEEEQKMANRKNRRAAAATSAPAANGEDDQVGHA; encoded by the coding sequence ATGAACACAGAACTCAGCAGGCCCTGGTTTGCCCACTATGACTCCTTCGTTCCGCGCACTTCCGAGGTGTGGAACAAGCCGCTCTATGCCTTGCTGGATGAGGCCGCAGACAAATATCCCAATCGACTGGCCGTCATTTTCCAGAATACGCGCATCACCTACAAGCAGTTGCGCGAGCAGGCGGAGCGTTTTGCAGGGGCGCTGCGCCGCATCGGCGTTAAGACAGGGCACCGCGTTGCCCTGATGATGCCCAACATGCCGCAGACCGTGGTGGCCTTCTGGGGCATCATCAAGGCCGGGGGCGTGGTGGTCATGACCAACCCCCTGTATATGGAAAAGGAAATCATGGCCAACATGCAGGATTCGGGCGCAGAACACATGGTGCTGCTCGATCTGCTCTGGCCCCGCGTTTCCGCCCTGCGCGACCGCCTGCCCCTGAAAAACTTCATCGTTACTGGCGCTGCGGATGCGCTTTCTTTCCCGCTCAACTGGCTCTACCGCCTCAAAAAGAGCCGCAGCGTCAAGGAACCCGTGCCCTACGACGGCAAGAACGTTCATGAGTGGAAACACTTCTGCAAGGGCGCGGAGCGTTATTCCGCTCCCATTGCCGACCCGCTGCGCGACCCCATCATGTTGCAGTATACCGGCGGCACAACGGGCCTGCCCAAGGGCGTTACCCTGACGCACAGCAACGTGGGCACCAACTGCCGCCAGGTGCTGGACATCATCCACGTCAAGGCGGAGGACAAGCACACCTTCATTTCCCTGCTGCCCTTCTTCCACGTGTACGGCCTCACCACGGGCCTGATTATTCCCATCGCGCTCGCGGCCACCACCCTGCCCCTGCCGCGCTATGTGCCGCAGGATGTGCTGCGCCTTATTGCCAAGTACAAACCCACGGTCTTTCCCGGTGCGCCCTCGGTCTATATTTCGCTGCTGCAACAGAAGAATCTGACAGAGTTTGACCTGCGCAGCATCAAAATCTGCGTTTCAGGCTCCGCGCCGCTGCCGCGCGAAATATTCCGCAAATTTCAGGAAACCACCGGCGCCGCCATTCTGGAGGGCTACGGCCTTACAGAAGCTTCGCCCATCACCCATTGCAACCCGCTTGGTCAGGAAGGGCAACGCCCCAATTCCATCGGCATGCCCGTGCCCGGCACTGATGCCCGCATTGTGGATATGGAAGGCGGCTCCCTCACCCTGCCCCCCGGCAAAATGGGCGAGCTGATCGTGCAGGGGCCGCAGGTTATGCACGGCTACTGGCGCAGGCCTGACGAAAGCGCCAGCGCCCTGCGCAACGGCTGGCTGTATACGGGCGACCTTGCCACCATGGATGAAGACGGTTATTTTTATATTGTTGACCGTAAAAAAGACATGGTCATTGTGGGCGGATACAACGTATACCCCCGCGAAGTGGACGAAGTGTTGCTGGAACACCCCAAGGTGCTTGAAGCCGTCACTGTCGGCATTACCGACGAGATGCGCGGCGAGATACTCAAGGCCTTTGTGGTGCGCCGCCCTGAAGAAGAGCTGACCAAGGCTGACGTCATCGCCTGGTGCCGCCAGAAGCTGGCTGGCTACAAGGTACCGCGCCTTGTGGAATTTCGCGAGGAACTGCCCAAAACCATTGTGGGCAAGGTTCTGCGACGTGCTCTGCGCGAAGAAGAAGAGCAAAAAATGGCCAACAGAAAGAACCGGCGCGCCGCAGCCGCTACCAGTGCTCCTGCCGCCAACGGCGAGGATGACCAAGTGGGCCATGCCTGA
- a CDS encoding STAS domain-containing protein produces the protein MFELKAESHTNVTVLRFSGNLLLPDVAEFSKQLEAHLLAPNIRQVVLDLSHVEKVDTSGLGVLVSASTKGRGRGRRLVLLMPAPHVAELLRKAEIEGFFPTFESEDELKGYIPDTAE, from the coding sequence ATGTTTGAGCTGAAGGCGGAATCGCACACCAACGTCACGGTATTGCGTTTTTCTGGCAATCTTCTGCTGCCCGATGTGGCCGAGTTCAGCAAACAGCTTGAAGCGCATCTGCTGGCGCCTAATATTCGCCAGGTGGTGCTTGATCTGAGCCACGTTGAAAAAGTGGATACTTCCGGGCTGGGAGTGCTGGTAAGCGCCAGCACAAAGGGCCGGGGGCGGGGGCGCAGGCTTGTACTGCTGATGCCCGCGCCACATGTGGCCGAATTGCTGCGCAAAGCCGAGATTGAGGGATTTTTCCCCACATTCGAGAGCGAAGATGAACTGAAAGGCTATATTCCCGATACTGCTGAGTAA
- the ispD gene encoding 2-C-methyl-D-erythritol 4-phosphate cytidylyltransferase — protein MSESSGTSSVAAKPWALILAAGQGTRMADAAGGTAKQFLPWQGVPLFWHAARAMSRSACVAGIVFVFPPSQLTEASELLADLHRHDDLGLPWVTACGGPLRQDSVRLGLAALPLRPASVLVHDAARPFLSPALVRRVCEALAEGAAGVIPAISVTDTIKTVENGRVTATLPRDGLAAVQTPQGFQLEALLSAHAHAVEAGLAVTDDASLLEALGLEVRVIQGEAANVKITRPEDLDLLQDENPLPSIRTGMGYDVHRYGQGRPMRLGGVSIPNAPEVLAHSDGDVLLHALSDALLGCACLGDIGQHFSDKDPRFDGISSAILLHQVLDMVREAGCTPCHVDMTIVAQVPKLAPYREEIRKNVARLMGLPASCVNLKATTEEHLGFTGRSEGIKAYAVVTARGR, from the coding sequence ATGTCAGAAAGTTCCGGCACATCATCTGTTGCGGCAAAGCCCTGGGCGCTCATTCTGGCTGCCGGGCAGGGTACGCGCATGGCCGATGCCGCTGGCGGCACGGCAAAACAGTTTTTGCCCTGGCAGGGCGTGCCGCTTTTCTGGCATGCCGCCCGCGCCATGAGCCGCAGCGCCTGCGTGGCCGGAATTGTCTTTGTTTTTCCTCCCAGCCAGCTTACGGAAGCCAGCGAACTCTTGGCAGACCTGCACAGACACGATGATCTTGGGCTGCCCTGGGTTACGGCCTGCGGCGGGCCTTTGCGCCAGGATTCCGTACGCCTTGGCCTGGCCGCCCTGCCCCTGCGCCCCGCCAGCGTGCTTGTGCACGATGCAGCCCGTCCCTTTCTTTCCCCGGCGCTTGTACGCCGCGTGTGTGAGGCGCTTGCTGAGGGCGCTGCTGGCGTTATCCCCGCCATATCAGTTACCGACACCATCAAGACGGTGGAAAATGGCCGCGTAACGGCCACCCTGCCGCGTGACGGGCTTGCGGCTGTGCAGACTCCGCAGGGCTTTCAGCTTGAAGCGCTGCTCTCGGCCCACGCCCACGCGGTTGAGGCGGGGCTTGCCGTAACCGACGATGCGTCGCTTCTGGAGGCCCTCGGCCTTGAAGTGCGTGTCATACAAGGCGAGGCTGCCAACGTGAAGATTACCCGTCCTGAAGATCTTGACCTGCTGCAAGACGAAAATCCCCTTCCTTCCATCCGCACGGGCATGGGCTACGATGTTCACCGTTACGGTCAGGGCCGCCCCATGCGCCTTGGTGGCGTGAGCATTCCCAACGCGCCCGAAGTACTGGCCCACTCTGACGGCGATGTGCTTCTGCATGCCCTGTCCGACGCTCTGCTCGGCTGTGCCTGCCTTGGCGACATTGGTCAGCACTTTTCAGACAAGGATCCCCGTTTTGACGGCATTTCATCCGCCATTCTGCTGCATCAGGTCTTGGACATGGTGCGCGAGGCGGGCTGTACGCCCTGTCACGTGGATATGACCATAGTGGCGCAGGTTCCCAAACTCGCGCCCTACCGGGAAGAAATCAGAAAGAACGTCGCTCGGCTCATGGGGTTGCCCGCATCATGCGTGAACCTCAAGGCTACCACAGAGGAACATCTGGGCTTTACCGGGCGTTCCGAAGGTATCAAGGCATATGCAGTTGTGACCGCGCGGGGGCGCTGA
- a CDS encoding FapA family protein yields MVQYYLRHYFNPDFDYLNLKPGGDNGKSDVYSLGYVQNVIAGQVLAELVPLDAAGPKVDQRFILENEAFPMGGNTRVDPRYPNYLLAAAKGYVFYLNGKITVKTLLNVRQDVSFQTGNIFFVGDMAVHGSVRAGFSVQGNNVRIMGMVEGGVVRARRDLMIDGGVRGGAGKHSKVDAGDKLMTPFLESVDARARGNMVIEKTCLYSTVYAGSNMVVRDKLYGGTTNAYGSVYVGGQLGNKAALSTKVYLGYDPLSIRQLEKIDKIIAQLSQTITHLNAIAGHLPPETNDASRKLQALRLQRRQLINRRDELWSRLAQDENYMQNCRLLCQGTVYPGVEISIGRAFMVVEQVYQCTLFRLVDNEIIAEPMQPSQMSPK; encoded by the coding sequence ATGGTGCAATACTATCTGAGGCATTACTTCAATCCCGATTTCGATTATCTCAATCTCAAGCCGGGTGGAGATAATGGAAAGTCCGACGTATACAGTCTGGGCTACGTCCAGAATGTCATCGCCGGGCAGGTGCTTGCTGAGCTTGTACCGCTGGACGCCGCCGGACCCAAGGTTGACCAGCGCTTCATACTTGAAAATGAAGCCTTCCCCATGGGTGGCAACACCCGCGTAGATCCGCGCTATCCCAACTATCTGCTTGCCGCCGCCAAGGGCTATGTTTTTTACCTTAACGGCAAAATTACCGTAAAGACCCTGCTCAACGTGCGTCAGGACGTGAGCTTTCAGACCGGCAACATCTTTTTTGTGGGCGATATGGCCGTGCACGGTTCCGTACGCGCCGGATTTTCCGTTCAGGGCAACAACGTACGCATCATGGGCATGGTTGAAGGCGGCGTTGTGCGAGCCCGCCGTGATCTCATGATTGATGGCGGGGTGCGGGGCGGCGCAGGCAAGCACAGCAAGGTCGATGCCGGCGACAAGCTCATGACTCCCTTTCTGGAAAGCGTGGACGCCCGCGCGCGCGGCAACATGGTTATTGAAAAAACCTGCCTGTACAGCACAGTATACGCTGGCAGCAACATGGTTGTGCGCGACAAGCTCTACGGCGGCACAACCAATGCCTACGGCAGCGTTTATGTTGGCGGCCAGCTAGGCAACAAGGCGGCTCTGAGCACCAAGGTTTATCTGGGGTACGACCCCTTGAGCATCCGCCAGCTTGAAAAAATCGACAAGATTATCGCACAGCTGTCGCAAACCATTACCCACCTCAATGCCATTGCCGGGCATCTGCCGCCGGAAACCAACGATGCGTCCCGCAAGCTGCAAGCCCTGCGGCTACAGCGCAGGCAGCTCATCAACAGACGCGACGAACTGTGGAGCAGACTGGCTCAGGACGAAAACTACATGCAGAACTGCCGTCTGCTCTGCCAGGGCACCGTATACCCCGGTGTGGAAATCTCCATCGGACGCGCGTTTATGGTTGTTGAACAGGTATACCAGTGCACGCTGTTCCGCCTGGTGGACAACGAAATCATTGCGGAACCCATGCAGCCCTCGCAGATGAGTCCCAAATGA
- a CDS encoding glycosyltransferase family 9 protein, giving the protein MAADPILVLQLHRMGDLILTFPLLIRLRQLWPHNPLWIVAEPAFFQQLMPLAPDAVFFPPSHCQELARQTYAAAINLSSSTVAAQLMGRLESPLKLGPVADSDGLRVQGFWQLYRAALTQNNHANAFHWADLHLLDLSPIPDLAAVGHSRPKPAGTGRLGLVLGASETAKRPDAAFWARLAMRLAAADLAPVFLGGKAEQELGDEVARRSGLAQANLCGKLDLREVAALMGTLDLCITPDTGPMHLADYLGVPVLNLSMGPVHARETGPSAPGQWVLRAAMSCVGCWQCRRSRLFCKQAFIPASVAQLALQIHQELATGKPSCKAPGNGLTLYRTGRDALGLHTLKPYPEPCGNSCRPQLEDVWQAAFLFLYDPGQQTRLRQRLTRLHAEHPALAERLAARLAHLCALCSDHLKQRTPLPDDFWRAQPGMIRLFTGHLHMFLQNEGFNEQGWRTAVHRLAALAPLFANPSS; this is encoded by the coding sequence ATGGCTGCTGATCCAATTCTGGTGCTGCAACTGCACCGCATGGGTGATCTGATCCTCACCTTTCCCCTGCTTATCCGCCTGCGCCAGCTTTGGCCCCACAATCCCCTGTGGATTGTGGCAGAACCGGCTTTTTTTCAGCAGCTCATGCCCCTGGCGCCGGATGCCGTGTTTTTTCCCCCTTCGCACTGCCAGGAGCTTGCCCGCCAAACATACGCGGCGGCGATCAATCTGAGCAGCAGTACGGTCGCGGCCCAGCTCATGGGGCGGCTTGAGTCACCCCTCAAGCTAGGGCCTGTGGCCGACAGCGATGGATTGCGCGTTCAGGGCTTCTGGCAATTGTACCGCGCGGCCCTGACGCAGAATAACCACGCCAATGCCTTTCACTGGGCCGATCTACACCTGCTGGATCTTTCCCCAATACCCGATCTAGCCGCTGTGGGGCATTCGCGCCCCAAACCAGCGGGAACGGGCCGCCTTGGGCTGGTGCTGGGCGCCAGCGAGACAGCCAAAAGGCCGGATGCGGCCTTTTGGGCACGGCTTGCCATGCGCCTTGCGGCGGCAGATCTGGCCCCGGTTTTTCTGGGCGGCAAGGCCGAGCAGGAACTGGGCGATGAAGTGGCGCGCCGTTCCGGCCTTGCGCAGGCAAACCTGTGCGGCAAGCTTGACCTGCGCGAAGTTGCGGCCCTCATGGGCACGCTTGATTTGTGTATAACGCCAGATACCGGCCCCATGCACCTTGCCGATTACCTTGGCGTACCTGTGCTCAATCTCTCTATGGGGCCAGTACACGCCCGCGAAACAGGCCCATCCGCACCCGGCCAGTGGGTGCTGCGCGCCGCCATGAGCTGCGTGGGCTGCTGGCAATGCAGACGCAGCCGTCTTTTTTGCAAGCAGGCCTTCATACCCGCTTCTGTAGCCCAGCTTGCGCTGCAGATTCATCAGGAGCTTGCCACCGGCAAGCCCTCCTGCAAGGCCCCAGGCAATGGTCTTACGCTTTACCGAACCGGGCGTGACGCTCTTGGGCTGCACACCTTGAAACCTTACCCTGAGCCATGCGGCAATTCCTGTCGCCCTCAGCTCGAAGACGTATGGCAGGCGGCCTTTCTTTTTCTGTATGATCCAGGCCAGCAAACCCGGCTGCGCCAACGGTTGACACGCCTCCACGCGGAACATCCCGCACTTGCTGAGCGTCTTGCCGCCCGCCTTGCCCACCTTTGCGCCCTGTGCAGCGATCATCTGAAACAGCGCACTCCCCTGCCCGATGATTTCTGGCGTGCTCAGCCCGGCATGATACGGCTGTTCACCGGGCATCTGCACATGTTTTTGCAAAATGAAGGTTTCAACGAGCAGGGCTGGCGCACAGCAGTGCACAGGCTTGCCGCTCTGGCTCCGCTTTTTGCCAACCCATCCTCCTAG
- the dtd gene encoding D-aminoacyl-tRNA deacylase, translating to MRIVAQRVKEASVSVDGRLVAAINTGIMALVAFGQEDGPEFRSSPAFTGMARKLVGLRIFPGTGEYAHKFHLSLDEIGGQILLVPQFTLYADCHKGRRPSFTDAGDPAWAKDMFTDFVQMVDETCAVSVSSGIFGADMDVRLCNWGPVTISLDSANLFSR from the coding sequence ATGCGGATTGTCGCGCAAAGGGTTAAAGAAGCTTCTGTTAGTGTTGATGGCCGTCTTGTGGCGGCCATCAACACTGGCATCATGGCCCTTGTTGCCTTTGGGCAGGAGGATGGGCCAGAATTTCGCTCCTCCCCGGCTTTTACGGGCATGGCCCGCAAGCTTGTGGGGCTGCGCATCTTTCCCGGCACAGGAGAGTATGCCCATAAGTTCCACCTTTCATTGGATGAAATCGGTGGTCAGATATTATTGGTGCCGCAGTTCACCCTGTACGCCGATTGCCACAAGGGCCGCAGGCCTTCCTTTACTGATGCAGGCGACCCCGCCTGGGCCAAAGACATGTTTACGGATTTCGTTCAAATGGTTGACGAAACTTGCGCCGTCAGCGTATCGTCAGGCATCTTCGGAGCGGACATGGATGTGCGCCTGTGCAACTGGGGGCCTGTAACCATATCTCTGGACTCTGCCAACCTGTTTTCCCGTTGA
- a CDS encoding glycosyltransferase, translating into MMKQTETPHFLAVYSEHSVDQGQNAQQSGIPDDIEVRLGERVFHMLRPGGAERETAVVAGQMQELQRDCLPVLLGCGLGHALRQVLECLDGPVAVVEKEAGLQAITGVLQSLPPDQRERITLITSPRPQDALTELTHWQMHHGGLRLLPLALPFYLRLDRDYYGSLQKDLLASARFDFWSRAAGPRFADASPRVLLLTSKYFLMGEIEGACRKLGIEYKLVVIGDEAVARADFVQQLLEAVIAFRPDCCITLNHMGVDVEGVLMDLLARLQLPLASWFVDNPHLIIHLYSRCVSPWTTLFTWDSDNISSLRAAGFEHVFYLPLGTDPDRFHPSKGASAPAAWKADISFVGNSMVYKVGGRLKNGHFPRPLLLSFYAVAQEFMDSHHRSVADFLRDCQPEAYAHYQALPDNEAKLAYETAVTWQATRLYRNGCVRRLLPLRPLIVGDAGWQKVEFRHESLQPRYLDALSYYTELPLFYGHSAINFNCTSKQMKGAVNQRVFDVPAAGSFVLTDWREQMEQLFEPHEIVCYHEPDEAPELARHYLARPTERRRITQAARQRVLACHTWQHRLQTMLERMREVYGTPAARQAVRG; encoded by the coding sequence ATGATGAAGCAGACTGAAACGCCGCATTTTTTGGCGGTGTATTCCGAGCATTCCGTAGATCAAGGCCAGAACGCACAACAATCCGGGATACCAGACGATATTGAAGTCAGGCTGGGCGAGCGTGTTTTTCACATGCTGCGCCCCGGCGGAGCTGAGCGTGAAACCGCAGTTGTAGCCGGGCAGATGCAGGAATTACAGCGCGATTGCCTGCCGGTTCTGCTTGGCTGTGGCCTTGGGCACGCACTGCGCCAGGTGTTGGAGTGCCTTGACGGGCCTGTGGCCGTGGTGGAAAAGGAGGCCGGGCTTCAGGCCATCACAGGAGTGCTGCAAAGCCTGCCGCCTGATCAACGTGAGCGCATTACGCTTATCACCAGCCCGCGCCCTCAGGATGCCCTTACAGAGCTGACCCACTGGCAGATGCACCACGGCGGCCTGCGTCTGCTGCCTCTGGCCCTGCCCTTTTATCTGCGCCTTGACCGCGATTATTATGGTTCCCTGCAAAAAGATCTGCTCGCCAGCGCCAGGTTTGACTTCTGGAGCCGCGCCGCAGGGCCGCGCTTTGCCGATGCAAGCCCCCGCGTACTGCTGCTGACCAGCAAATATTTCCTCATGGGTGAAATCGAGGGCGCATGCCGCAAGCTTGGCATTGAATACAAGCTGGTTGTCATCGGCGATGAAGCCGTGGCCCGCGCGGATTTTGTGCAGCAGCTGCTGGAAGCCGTGATTGCTTTCAGGCCAGACTGCTGCATTACGCTCAACCATATGGGCGTGGACGTAGAGGGCGTGCTTATGGACCTGCTGGCCCGTTTGCAGTTGCCCCTGGCCTCATGGTTTGTGGATAATCCCCACCTCATCATCCACCTGTACTCTCGTTGCGTCAGCCCCTGGACGACCTTGTTCACCTGGGATTCTGACAATATTTCATCCCTGCGCGCGGCGGGTTTTGAGCATGTGTTCTACCTGCCTCTGGGCACAGACCCGGATCGATTTCATCCCTCCAAGGGAGCATCCGCACCAGCCGCATGGAAGGCAGACATCTCCTTCGTGGGCAATTCCATGGTCTACAAGGTTGGCGGCAGGCTGAAAAACGGGCATTTTCCCCGCCCGCTGCTGCTCTCCTTTTACGCCGTGGCCCAGGAGTTCATGGACAGCCACCACCGCTCGGTTGCTGATTTTCTGCGCGACTGCCAGCCAGAAGCCTATGCTCACTATCAGGCCCTGCCGGACAACGAAGCCAAGCTGGCCTATGAAACCGCCGTCACCTGGCAGGCCACCCGGTTGTACCGCAATGGCTGCGTGCGGCGCCTGTTGCCCCTGCGCCCGCTTATTGTGGGCGACGCAGGCTGGCAGAAGGTGGAATTTCGCCACGAGTCCTTGCAACCCCGCTATCTGGACGCCCTGAGCTATTATACGGAACTGCCCCTCTTTTACGGGCACTCGGCCATCAACTTCAACTGCACCAGCAAGCAGATGAAGGGCGCGGTCAACCAGCGGGTATTTGACGTGCCCGCCGCAGGCAGTTTTGTGCTTACCGACTGGCGCGAGCAGATGGAACAGCTTTTTGAGCCGCACGAAATCGTCTGCTACCATGAGCCGGATGAAGCCCCTGAACTGGCGCGCCACTACCTCGCCCGCCCAACAGAGCGCCGCCGCATTACGCAGGCGGCCCGGCAGCGTGTGCTTGCCTGCCACACATGGCAACACAGGCTGCAGACCATGCTGGAACGCATGCGCGAGGTTTACGGCACACCTGCGGCCCGTCAGGCCGTCCGGGGCTGA